The genomic window GGCCGGCGACGGGGCGCCTGCGCTCGGTCGCCGCACGGATCGCCTCGGCCTTCAGGCCCGCCGCGACCTCGGCGCCCTGCGCGTACCCGAACCGCACGATCGCCCGCTCGAGGCCCTCCTCGGCGGGCGCGGGGCCGAGCACGTCGACGCCGTCGATGCCGTGAAGGCGCTCGAGTCCCTCGGCGAGGCGCTCCGGACTCGAGACCACCGACGCCATCCGGACAGCCGGGGGGAACCGCAGCGCCCGGCGGGTCTCGAGCTCCTCGGCCGCCCACGCGGGCTGGGTCCAGGTCGCGAGCGCCGTGCCGATCGCACCGCCCACGCCCACGAGGAACACCGGGGCGCCCGGCGCCGCGAGGGCGGCCGCGTCGGACCACCAGCGCAGGCAGTCCTCGGCGACGCGCAACGACTCGCGCAGCAGCATCCGCTCGCCGTCGAGCAGCAGGACCGCACGGTAGCCGCCGTCGGCGATCGGCTCGGCGCCGCGCGTGGCCACGACGAGCTGCGGCTCGGCCGTGACGCGCAGGAGCGGGCGCTCCCCGTCGGAGACCACCACGCGCGAGCGCGGGAACGCCCGGCCGAGCTCCTCGGCCGTGCGACTCGCGCCGACGACGGCCGCGCGCAGCCGCGTGCCCTCGCACACGCGGCAGCGCCATCCGCTCGCCGACGTGCCGCACAACGTGCACTGCGCGGGGCCGCCCGCCCGCGGGACCGCCAGGGCCCCGCCGCACGCCGTGCAGCGCGCGGGCTCGCGGCAGCGGTCGCACACCAGCAGGGGCGCGTGCCCCGGACGGGCGACCTGGACGAGCACGGGTCCGTGCGCGATCGCCTCCTGCGCCTCGCGCCATGCGGCGGACGGGATGCGCGCACCGCCGCTCTCGGGCGCCGCCTGCTGCTCGGTGAGCACCACGCGCGGCCGGGCGCCGCGCCGGAGGGGCACGTCGTGCACCCAGCCCACCTCCACGAGGCGCTGCACGTCGACGCTGCGCGTGTGACCGAGCAGCACCAGCGCGGCGCCCGACTGCTCCTGCCGGATCAGCGCGGCATCGCGCGCGTGCACGCCCGGCGCGAGCGGCTCGGACTGCAGCGGGTCGCCGTCGTCGAACAGCGCGATCAGGCCGAGCCGGGCCGCCGGGGCGTACACCGTCGACCGGTTGCCGATCACCACGCGCGCGGCCTCGCCGGTCGCGTCGAGGAACGCCCGGTACCGATCGGGACCGGACTGCCGGGCGTCGGTGCGCAGCACGCGCCGGCGATCGACGAGCGCGGCGAGCGCCGCCTCGAGCTGCTCCTGGTCGCGGTAGTCGGGCACCGCGAGCAGCGAGGACCGGTCGTGGGCGAGCACGTGCGCCGCGGACTCGGCGAGCGTCACCGCCCAGGCGCCGACCCACGTGCCCGAGGGCAGCCGGACGGGGCGTGCATCGGCGGCCAGCGCCATCCGCTCGCCCGCCGCGAGGCCGCGCTCGACGCGGCCCGGCTCGTACCCGTCGATCGCCGGTGCCGACCCGGGCAGCGGCCCGGGATCGACCGGATCGGCGCGCCACGCCTTCTCGGCGCGCACGTAGCGGGCGGGGATGGCGATGCGCAGGATGTCGCTCGCGTTGCCGGCCGCCCGGTCGGCGGCCGCGCGGGCGAGCCGCCACACGTCGGGCATCAGCAGCGGCACGTCGGTCACGACGTCGTCGACCTCGCTCAGCTCGCCCCGGTACTCGGAGCGCTCGGCGAGTTCGACGACCCACGCGTGCGCGATCCGCCCGCCGGAGCGCAGCGGCACGCGGACCCGCACCCCTGGCGCGACCGCGCTCGCGAGCCGCTCGGGCACGCGGTAGTCGAGCAGCGTGTCGAGCTGCGGCAGCGGCGAGTCGACGAGCACCCTCGCCACCGGCCCGCCGGCCACGTCAGAGCCCGGCGGCGGCGCGGAGGTCGTCGACGCGGTCGAGCCGCTCCCACGTGAACGCGGGCAGCTCGCGGCCGAAGTGGCCGTAGGTGGCCGTGTCGGCGTAGATCGGCCGCAGCAGGTCGAGGTCGCGGATGATCGCGGCGGGACGCAGGTCGAACACCTCGCGGATCGCCCCGATGATGCGCTCCTCGGGCACGTGCCCGGTGCCGAACGTCTCGACGTAGAGGCCCACGGGCGCCGCCGCGCCGATCGCGTACGCGACCTGCAGCTCGAGCCGGTCGGCGAGGCCCGCGGCGACGGCGTTCTTGGCGACCCAGCGCATCGCGTACGCGGCCGACCGGTCGACCTTCGACGGGTCCTTGCCGCTGAACGCGCCGCCGCCGTGCCGGCTCGCGCCGCCGTAGGTGTCGATGATGATCTTGCGGCCCGTGAGCCCGGCATCGCCCTGCGGGCCGCCGATCTCGAAGCGGCCGGTCGGGTTGATCAGCACCTTCAGGTCGGGGCGCGACAGCTCGACGCGGTCGAGCACCGGCCGGATCACCAGCTCTTCGACCTCGGCGCGCAGCTGCTCGGTCGACACGCTCGGCGCGTGCTGGGTCGAGAGCACGACCGTCTCGATGGTGCGCGCGGTCTGCCCCTCGTACCCGACGGTGACCTGCGTCTTGCCGTCGGGGCGCAGGTAGTCGAGCTCGCCGTCCTTGCGGACGCGAGCGAGCCGCTCGGCGAGCCGGTGGGCGAGCCAGATCGGCACGGGCATGAGCTCGGGCGTCTCGCGCACGGCGTAGCCGAACATGATGCCCTGGTCGCCCGCGCCCTGGCGGTCGAGCTCGTCGATGCTCGCGCCCTCGCGCGACTCGTAGGCGTGGTCGACGCCCTGCGCGATGTCGGGCGACTGGCCGCCGATCGACACCGACACGCCGCATGACCGGCCGTCGAACCAGACGTCGGACGAGTCGTAGCCGATCGAGGTGATCCGGTCGCGCACGATCGCGGGGATCTCGACGTACCCCGACGTCGAGACCTCGCCGGCCACGTGCACGAGCCCCGTGGTCACGAGGGTCTCGACGGCGACCCGGGCATGCGGGTCGACCGCGAGCAGCGCGTCGAGGATCGCGTCGGAGACCTGGTCGCAGATCTTGTCGGGGTGGCCCTCGGTGACGGATTCGGAGGTGAACTGGCGCAGTGCGCTCATGCGGGGTGGGATTCCTTCGTCGTGGATGCGGCGCGGGCGTCGTCTCCCCGGGCGAGCCGGGCGGCGACGACGTCGAGGATGCCGTGCGCCACCGACATCTTGCTCCCGGAGGCCTCGGCGAGGACCTCGTCGGACGGGCCGATGATCGAGACCGCGTTCTCGTCGGCGGCGAACCCCTTCGACCAGCCGACGTGGTTGACCACGAGGAGGTCGGCGCCCTTCGCGCGCCGCTTGCCGCGGCCGAGCTCGAGCAGGCGTTCGGAGTCGGGCTCGGTCTCGGCCGCGAACCCCACCAGCAGGGTGCCGTCGTGCGGCGCGGCGCCGAGCTCGGCGAGGATGTCGGGGTTGCGCACCAGTTCGAGCGTCATCCGCTCTTCGCCGTCGACCTTCTTGATCTTCGCCTCGCTGACGCTCGCGGGCCGGAAGTCGGCGACTGCGGCGGCCATCACGACCACGTCGGCGGCGGCGGCCGCCTCGACCATGGCCTCGCGCAGCTCGAGCGCCGTCGACACCGCGCGCACGCGGCATCCGCCGGGCTCGCCGACCTCGAGGTTCGCGGCCACGAGCGTGACGTCGGCGCCGCGCGCCGCCGCCGCTTCGGCGATCGCGACGCCCTGCTTGCCGCTCGAGCGGTTGCCGAGGAAACGCACGGGATCGAGCGGCTCGCGCGTGCCGCCCGCCGAGACGACGATGCGGCGACCGGCGAGGTCGCGTCCGTGCGGGCGCGGCTCGGACGCCGAACCGGACGAGGGCGACGCGTGCCGGTCGGCGACCTCGAGTGCGGCCGCGACGATCACATCGGGCTCCTCCAGCCGGCCGGGGCCGCTGTCGCTGCCCGTCAGCTGGCCGACTGCGGGTCCGACGATCGTCACGCCGCGCGCGCGGAGCGTCGCCACGTTGGCGCGCGTCGCCGGATGGTTCCACATCTCGGTGTGCATCGCCGGGGCGATGACGACGGGCGCCTCGCTCGCGAGCACCGTGTTGCCGAGCAGGTCGTCGGCCAGGCCCGCGGCGAGCTTCGCGATGCTGTTCGCGGTCGCCGGGGCGATCACGATGAGATCGGCCGCCTGCCCGATGGCCACGTGGCGCACCTCGGCGACGCCCTCGTAGAGATCGGTGTGCACCGGGTTGCGCGAGATCGCCTCGAGCGTCGGCCGCCCGACGAACCGCAGCGCCGACTCGGTCGGCACGACGTGCACGTCGTGGCCGGCGAGCACGAGCGAGCGCACGACCGACACGGCCTTGTACGCCGCGATGCCGCCGGTGATGCCGACGACGATGTTCAGCGCCATGCGCGCCTGCCGGCTACTCGCCGATCGGGCGGAGGCGCAGCTTGTCCTCGTTGATCTCGTGGAGGGCGACCGTGAGCGGCTTGTCGTCGATCGACGAGTCGACGAGCGGGCCGACGTTGTCGAACAGGCTGCCCTCGTGGAGGTCGGCGTAGTAGTCGTTGATCTGGCGGGCCCGCTTGGAGGCGAAGATGACCAGCTGGTACTTCGAGTCGACCTTCGACAGCAGGTCGTCGATCGGCGGGTCGATGATGCCGGACAGCTTCTCAGCCATGGAGGGCTCCTTCTGGGTGAGGCGCACCGTCGGTGCGCGGAAGATCGTGGCGCGAGGCAGGCTGACGCCGGCCCCGTCGAGGCCGCATCAAGTCTACGACCTTCTGGGCGGCCTCGCGGACCTCGTGGTTGAC from Agromyces aurantiacus includes these protein-coding regions:
- the metK gene encoding methionine adenosyltransferase; its protein translation is MSALRQFTSESVTEGHPDKICDQVSDAILDALLAVDPHARVAVETLVTTGLVHVAGEVSTSGYVEIPAIVRDRITSIGYDSSDVWFDGRSCGVSVSIGGQSPDIAQGVDHAYESREGASIDELDRQGAGDQGIMFGYAVRETPELMPVPIWLAHRLAERLARVRKDGELDYLRPDGKTQVTVGYEGQTARTIETVVLSTQHAPSVSTEQLRAEVEELVIRPVLDRVELSRPDLKVLINPTGRFEIGGPQGDAGLTGRKIIIDTYGGASRHGGGAFSGKDPSKVDRSAAYAMRWVAKNAVAAGLADRLELQVAYAIGAAAPVGLYVETFGTGHVPEERIIGAIREVFDLRPAAIIRDLDLLRPIYADTATYGHFGRELPAFTWERLDRVDDLRAAAGL
- the rpoZ gene encoding DNA-directed RNA polymerase subunit omega; this encodes MAEKLSGIIDPPIDDLLSKVDSKYQLVIFASKRARQINDYYADLHEGSLFDNVGPLVDSSIDDKPLTVALHEINEDKLRLRPIGE
- a CDS encoding primosomal protein N' yields the protein MAGGPVARVLVDSPLPQLDTLLDYRVPERLASAVAPGVRVRVPLRSGGRIAHAWVVELAERSEYRGELSEVDDVVTDVPLLMPDVWRLARAAADRAAGNASDILRIAIPARYVRAEKAWRADPVDPGPLPGSAPAIDGYEPGRVERGLAAGERMALAADARPVRLPSGTWVGAWAVTLAESAAHVLAHDRSSLLAVPDYRDQEQLEAALAALVDRRRVLRTDARQSGPDRYRAFLDATGEAARVVIGNRSTVYAPAARLGLIALFDDGDPLQSEPLAPGVHARDAALIRQEQSGAALVLLGHTRSVDVQRLVEVGWVHDVPLRRGARPRVVLTEQQAAPESGGARIPSAAWREAQEAIAHGPVLVQVARPGHAPLLVCDRCREPARCTACGGALAVPRAGGPAQCTLCGTSASGWRCRVCEGTRLRAAVVGASRTAEELGRAFPRSRVVVSDGERPLLRVTAEPQLVVATRGAEPIADGGYRAVLLLDGERMLLRESLRVAEDCLRWWSDAAALAAPGAPVFLVGVGGAIGTALATWTQPAWAAEELETRRALRFPPAVRMASVVSSPERLAEGLERLHGIDGVDVLGPAPAEEGLERAIVRFGYAQGAEVAAGLKAEAIRAATERRRPVAGRRPGRPPTLRVRMDDPDLP
- the coaBC gene encoding bifunctional phosphopantothenoylcysteine decarboxylase/phosphopantothenate--cysteine ligase CoaBC produces the protein MALNIVVGITGGIAAYKAVSVVRSLVLAGHDVHVVPTESALRFVGRPTLEAISRNPVHTDLYEGVAEVRHVAIGQAADLIVIAPATANSIAKLAAGLADDLLGNTVLASEAPVVIAPAMHTEMWNHPATRANVATLRARGVTIVGPAVGQLTGSDSGPGRLEEPDVIVAAALEVADRHASPSSGSASEPRPHGRDLAGRRIVVSAGGTREPLDPVRFLGNRSSGKQGVAIAEAAAARGADVTLVAANLEVGEPGGCRVRAVSTALELREAMVEAAAAADVVVMAAAVADFRPASVSEAKIKKVDGEERMTLELVRNPDILAELGAAPHDGTLLVGFAAETEPDSERLLELGRGKRRAKGADLLVVNHVGWSKGFAADENAVSIIGPSDEVLAEASGSKMSVAHGILDVVAARLARGDDARAASTTKESHPA